One window of Mediterraneibacter butyricigenes genomic DNA carries:
- a CDS encoding glycerophosphodiester phosphodiesterase family protein, producing the protein MVKSWRRRIGILAGVFLMGVSCVFPTVQVHAENEVETQANESAMVSYSTHVQKKGWIESVYNGESSGTTGSSLRLEGLKIQVSNIRNYFGNIEYRSHVQTYGWEKDWKKNGQVSGTVGQSKRLEAVQIRLTGQLSEKYDIYYRVHCQTYGWLGWTKNGKPAGTSGYSKRLEAIQIMLVDKGTGAPGDTGYSYLSADTGVQYQTHVQTYGWQGMRTNGYESGTTGLSKRLESIQLSLKNQPYKGNIEYQTHVQTYGWEKDWKKNGEKSGTEGQSKRLEAIRIRLTGEIAEKCDVYYRVHAQHYGWLGWAKNGEEAGTAGYSYRLESIQVMVLPKNARTFTETNAFVEKGNGENQTVSGTWSLSQIQSSAGGSVAVNTELTLSSAFTGNVNGVQTTYSWKNETTGESGEIATVGAKEEVKWTPTVSGKYVITATAQDANGRIGSKQLTVQVNHGVILKSDAFFTAHRGLRGKAPDNSIPAFTLAGQAGFDSIETDVNETKDGVFVLSHDNNLSNICGVNVNISDLTYEELCNYSKYNIKTGNGVGNYNNYERRIPRLDEFLDICGEYGCIPQLDTKNLNSFDSVKELYQILVERGIQDDVIVTSFNNLYLQLLREMNPNITLTYGIESAQTTDIEWLKNYNVGVSVNCRNLVNGDEKAYVDSDIRVNIYSVKDKTSLGILMDRGITSFTVDNVMWDQ; encoded by the coding sequence ATGGTAAAAAGTTGGAGACGAAGAATCGGCATACTGGCCGGAGTCTTTCTTATGGGAGTTAGTTGCGTTTTCCCAACAGTGCAGGTTCATGCGGAGAATGAGGTAGAGACGCAGGCGAATGAGTCGGCCATGGTCAGTTATTCTACTCATGTTCAGAAAAAGGGATGGATAGAATCTGTATACAATGGAGAATCTTCCGGAACCACAGGTTCCAGTCTGCGGTTGGAGGGCCTGAAGATTCAGGTGTCTAATATTAGAAATTATTTCGGAAATATTGAATATCGCAGTCATGTACAGACTTATGGTTGGGAAAAAGACTGGAAGAAAAACGGACAGGTCTCAGGTACAGTTGGACAGTCTAAAAGATTGGAAGCAGTCCAGATTCGTCTGACCGGACAACTTTCAGAAAAATATGATATATACTACCGGGTTCACTGCCAGACCTATGGCTGGCTTGGCTGGACAAAGAATGGAAAACCGGCGGGTACCAGTGGTTATTCGAAACGGTTGGAAGCCATTCAGATTATGTTGGTGGACAAAGGAACCGGGGCACCTGGTGATACGGGCTATTCTTATCTGAGTGCGGATACAGGGGTGCAATATCAGACGCATGTACAGACTTATGGTTGGCAAGGAATGAGGACGAATGGATATGAGTCCGGGACTACAGGGCTGTCTAAGAGACTGGAAAGTATCCAATTATCTTTAAAAAATCAACCATATAAGGGCAATATAGAATATCAAACGCATGTGCAGACTTATGGTTGGGAAAAAGACTGGAAGAAAAACGGAGAAAAATCGGGAACGGAAGGGCAGTCTAAACGACTGGAAGCAATCCGTATCCGACTGACCGGAGAGATTGCGGAAAAATGTGATGTCTATTATCGGGTACATGCACAGCATTATGGCTGGCTTGGCTGGGCTAAAAATGGAGAAGAAGCCGGAACCGCAGGATATTCCTATCGACTGGAGAGTATTCAGGTGATGGTATTGCCAAAGAATGCCAGAACTTTTACAGAAACGAATGCATTTGTAGAAAAAGGAAACGGTGAAAACCAGACAGTATCCGGAACATGGAGTCTGTCGCAGATTCAGAGCAGCGCAGGCGGAAGCGTTGCAGTCAATACGGAGCTGACACTTTCCTCAGCCTTTACAGGAAATGTAAATGGAGTACAGACCACCTATTCCTGGAAGAATGAGACAACCGGAGAAAGCGGAGAAATCGCGACAGTCGGAGCGAAAGAAGAAGTAAAATGGACGCCTACGGTTTCCGGAAAATATGTGATTACGGCAACGGCACAGGATGCAAACGGAAGAATCGGTTCTAAGCAATTAACCGTACAGGTAAATCACGGAGTAATCCTGAAGAGTGATGCATTCTTTACGGCACACCGCGGACTTCGTGGAAAAGCGCCGGATAATTCTATCCCGGCATTTACACTTGCCGGTCAGGCTGGATTTGATTCTATAGAGACTGATGTAAATGAGACAAAAGATGGCGTCTTTGTGTTGTCCCATGACAATAATCTTTCCAACATATGTGGTGTGAATGTAAATATTTCGGATTTGACATATGAGGAATTGTGTAATTATTCCAAGTACAATATCAAGACAGGAAACGGAGTAGGAAATTATAATAATTACGAGCGACGAATCCCAAGATTGGATGAATTCCTGGACATCTGTGGAGAATATGGATGTATTCCTCAACTGGATACCAAGAATCTGAATTCCTTTGACAGTGTGAAAGAGCTGTATCAGATTTTGGTGGAACGGGGAATACAGGACGATGTGATCGTGACGTCCTTTAATAATCTGTATTTACAGTTATTGAGGGAAATGAATCCGAATATTACGCTGACATACGGAATCGAATCTGCGCAGACCACAGATATTGAATGGTTGAAGAATTATAATGTGGGAGTATCGGTGAATTGTCGGAATCTGGTAAACGGGGATGAAAAAGCATACGTAGATTCGGATATCAGGGTGAATATTTATTCGGTGAAGGATAAAACCTCTCTGGGAATCTTAATGGATCGCGGAATTACTTCCTTTACAGTGGATAATGTAATGTGGGATCAATAG